One window from the genome of Streptomyces cadmiisoli encodes:
- a CDS encoding YihY/virulence factor BrkB family protein, with amino-acid sequence MVRTLKGHGRHGARAAAGRADESVRRPATAAPDDQRSPAAEGPGERAVQRPPDAEGAGAQAAQRPPAAEGPGEQVERRDPDSPAELPRSSWKEVFAGTLREFKKDELTDRAAALTYYGILALFPALLALVSLLGIVGPSATQQVLDNIQRLAPGPAQDFLRSAVQQLQGTAGLGSIAAIVGLALAVWSASGYVAAFIRSANAVYDIPEGRPVWKVLPVRVGVTLVLMVMAVFSAVIVVFTGALARQVGTALGIGDAGLTAWSIAKWPVLVLLVTVMIALLYWATPNAKVRGFRWITPGSLLAIVIWMVASAGFALYVANFGSYNKTYGTLAGVIIFLIWLWITNLAILLGLEFDAELVRRRAGAGVHRADREPYVEPRDTRKWDEGDRRRLGA; translated from the coding sequence ATGGTACGAACATTGAAGGGGCACGGACGGCATGGCGCGCGCGCCGCGGCCGGCCGTGCGGACGAGAGCGTGCGGAGGCCCGCCACCGCGGCGCCGGACGATCAGCGGTCCCCGGCTGCCGAGGGACCCGGAGAACGGGCGGTGCAGCGGCCACCGGACGCCGAAGGGGCCGGCGCGCAGGCGGCGCAGCGGCCACCGGCTGCCGAGGGACCCGGCGAACAGGTGGAGCGGCGGGACCCGGACAGCCCGGCGGAGCTGCCCAGGAGTTCCTGGAAAGAGGTGTTCGCGGGCACCCTCCGGGAGTTCAAGAAGGACGAGCTGACCGACCGGGCAGCGGCATTGACCTACTACGGGATCCTGGCCCTCTTCCCCGCGCTGCTCGCGCTCGTGTCGCTGCTCGGCATCGTCGGACCGTCGGCGACGCAGCAGGTGCTGGACAACATCCAGCGCCTGGCCCCGGGCCCCGCCCAGGACTTTCTGCGCAGCGCGGTGCAGCAGTTGCAGGGCACCGCAGGCCTCGGCTCGATCGCGGCGATCGTGGGGCTGGCGCTCGCGGTCTGGTCGGCGTCCGGTTACGTCGCCGCATTCATCCGCAGCGCGAACGCGGTCTACGACATACCCGAGGGCCGTCCGGTGTGGAAAGTGCTGCCCGTCCGGGTCGGCGTGACTCTGGTGCTCATGGTGATGGCCGTGTTCAGCGCGGTGATCGTCGTGTTCACGGGAGCTCTCGCACGGCAGGTGGGCACCGCACTCGGCATCGGGGACGCGGGGCTGACCGCCTGGTCGATCGCGAAGTGGCCGGTGCTGGTGCTCCTGGTCACCGTCATGATCGCCCTGCTGTACTGGGCGACCCCGAACGCCAAGGTACGCGGCTTCCGCTGGATCACACCGGGCAGCCTGCTCGCCATCGTGATCTGGATGGTCGCCTCCGCCGGGTTCGCGCTGTACGTGGCCAACTTCGGTTCCTACAACAAGACCTACGGCACCCTCGCCGGCGTGATCATCTTTCTGATCTGGCTGTGGATCACCAACCTGGCGATTCTCCTGGGGCTGGAGTTCGACGCCGAGCTCGTCCGTCGGCGTGCCGGGGCCGGAGTTCATCGCGCGGACCGGGAGCCGTACGTCGAGCCGCGCGACACCCGTAAGTGGGACGAGGGGGACCGGCGTCGCCTCGGGGCCTGA
- a CDS encoding MFS transporter, whose protein sequence is MTVTSSAGPDRSQPSHGAHRHTRAGKVGHGKAFWLIAFAYMINLAHSAVPAPLWSIYQEQHGFSTFTITVVFASYSIGVIISLFLVGHLSDWHGRRRLLLIGVLTGAVSALMAVTSTALPVLIVTRLVVGFGIGMVTATATAYLIDLHGRARPGASRTRADIVATVANVGGLAIGALVGGLLAEYVAGPLRTPYLLFLGLLLVSAIGVVLSPETVELSRTRPPYRPQRVSVPHAARGTFFAASAATFAAFGAFGLFTSLGPGFIAGTLHEPSRTLAGLAAFMVFGAAAVTQTSLLGVAQRKLLTYGLLLMPLGLIAVTAAVWQADLALFLGAGVITGAGAGLLFKGSVSTVLGLAEPESRSETLAGLFLAAYSGLALPILGIGVATRFISDKTALIGFTAVLITLCAVGTRRLLSPRHTASAALPSTQARYESATDI, encoded by the coding sequence ATGACGGTCACGTCATCCGCCGGACCGGACCGGTCGCAGCCCTCCCACGGCGCGCACCGCCACACACGGGCCGGGAAGGTCGGGCACGGAAAGGCCTTCTGGCTCATCGCCTTCGCCTACATGATCAACCTGGCCCACTCCGCCGTACCCGCGCCTCTGTGGTCCATCTACCAGGAGCAGCACGGTTTCTCGACCTTCACGATCACAGTCGTCTTCGCGTCCTACTCGATAGGCGTGATCATCAGCCTCTTCCTGGTCGGCCATCTGTCCGACTGGCACGGCCGCCGGCGCCTGCTGCTGATCGGAGTGCTGACCGGGGCAGTCTCGGCCCTGATGGCCGTGACCTCCACCGCGCTGCCCGTGCTGATCGTGACGCGTCTGGTCGTCGGCTTCGGCATCGGCATGGTGACCGCGACCGCCACCGCCTATCTGATCGATCTGCACGGAAGGGCCCGGCCGGGCGCTTCACGCACCCGCGCGGACATCGTCGCCACCGTCGCGAACGTCGGCGGGCTGGCCATCGGTGCGCTGGTCGGCGGGCTGCTCGCCGAGTACGTCGCCGGCCCGCTGCGCACCCCGTACCTGCTCTTCCTGGGGCTGCTGCTGGTCAGCGCGATCGGCGTGGTCCTCAGCCCGGAGACGGTCGAGCTCTCGCGGACGCGCCCGCCGTACCGCCCGCAGCGTGTGTCGGTGCCCCACGCGGCCCGCGGCACGTTCTTCGCCGCCTCGGCGGCCACGTTCGCCGCGTTCGGCGCGTTCGGGCTGTTCACCTCGCTGGGCCCCGGTTTCATCGCCGGCACCCTGCACGAGCCCTCCCGCACCCTCGCCGGGCTGGCCGCCTTCATGGTCTTCGGTGCCGCTGCCGTCACCCAGACGAGCCTGCTGGGCGTCGCCCAGCGCAAACTGCTGACCTACGGCTTGCTGCTGATGCCGCTCGGGCTGATCGCCGTCACGGCCGCCGTTTGGCAGGCGGACCTCGCCCTGTTCCTCGGCGCAGGTGTCATCACCGGCGCCGGCGCGGGCCTGCTGTTCAAGGGAAGCGTCAGCACCGTACTCGGACTGGCGGAGCCCGAGTCCCGCAGCGAGACCCTGGCCGGCCTGTTCCTCGCCGCGTACAGCGGGCTGGCCCTGCCCATCCTGGGCATCGGCGTCGCCACCCGGTTCATCTCCGACAAGACGGCGCTGATCGGTTTCACGGCCGTGCTGATCACCCTCTGCGCGGTCGGCACACGTCGTCTGCTGAGCCCGCGCCACACCGCGTCGGCGGCGTTGCCGAGCACACAGGCGCGGTACGAGAGCGCCACCGACATCTGA
- a CDS encoding LysR family transcriptional regulator translates to MELRHLEYFLAVAEELNFTRAAQRLHVVQSGVSASIRALERDLDARLFDRTSKKVTLTEAGAALIPQARRAVEAAQAARDAVARAQGGLQGSVTIGTLSVHSVVDLPALFAEYHATHPGVRLTLQAAARGSAGLAERLEEGSLDMAFLALPGPLPGLNVRRLTSTPMVALLPADHPLAPRPEVDLRDLAGADFIDSPVGYGNRIVVDERMAATGLQRRVVIEVPDVVTAPAYVRGGLGVAVVPAFAAPVGDPAVRVLRVAGPPLFWETGIATAAHGRLSPAARALLSLVDKHVQSGVHDGAPPERPGPR, encoded by the coding sequence ATGGAGCTGCGACACCTGGAGTACTTCCTGGCAGTGGCCGAGGAGTTGAACTTCACCCGGGCCGCTCAGCGGCTGCACGTGGTGCAGTCCGGCGTCTCCGCCTCGATCCGGGCGCTGGAGCGCGACCTCGACGCGCGGCTTTTCGACCGTACGTCGAAGAAGGTCACGCTCACCGAGGCGGGTGCCGCCTTGATTCCGCAGGCCAGACGGGCCGTGGAGGCGGCGCAGGCGGCGCGTGACGCGGTGGCCCGGGCGCAGGGCGGACTGCAGGGCTCGGTGACCATCGGCACGCTGTCCGTGCACAGCGTGGTCGACCTTCCCGCACTCTTCGCCGAATACCACGCGACGCATCCCGGTGTCCGCCTCACGCTCCAGGCCGCCGCCCGCGGCTCGGCGGGGCTCGCGGAGAGGCTGGAGGAAGGAAGCCTGGACATGGCGTTCCTCGCGCTGCCGGGCCCGCTGCCCGGTCTGAACGTTCGGCGCCTGACCAGCACGCCGATGGTCGCCCTGCTCCCTGCCGACCATCCGCTCGCCCCGCGTCCCGAGGTGGACCTGCGCGATCTGGCCGGCGCGGACTTCATCGATTCGCCCGTCGGCTACGGCAACCGCATCGTCGTCGACGAGCGGATGGCGGCCACCGGGCTCCAGCGGCGGGTCGTCATCGAGGTGCCGGACGTCGTCACCGCCCCCGCCTACGTCCGCGGCGGTCTGGGCGTGGCCGTGGTGCCCGCCTTCGCCGCCCCGGTGGGCGATCCGGCCGTGCGGGTGCTCCGGGTCGCCGGCCCGCCGTTGTTCTGGGAGACCGGCATCGCCACCGCCGCCCACGGCAGGCTCAGTCCCGCGGCGCGGGCGCTGCTGTCCCTGGTGGACAAGCACGTTCAGTCAGGCGTCCACGACGGTGCGCCGCCGGAGAGGCCAGGACCGCGGTGA
- a CDS encoding TetR/AcrR family transcriptional regulator, which produces MEFHLPVGPEVRDRRVQRSRSALLSAAVRLVGERGTTAVSATELAEAADVSRRVLYLHFGDRDGVLIAAAVDLVTRELLTQLPQELEDAPTALAVARHFAEHRSFYRPLLTGSCAYSAIRTVVSLFRQQSVSSARQLFGDLDEQIVGEVADFFTGGMAMALTEWLVDGPTWLDPEEFAARLVRIQSVLSGAHRGPARTYTEEPE; this is translated from the coding sequence ATGGAGTTCCATCTACCGGTCGGGCCCGAGGTGCGGGACAGGCGGGTTCAGCGGTCCCGGTCGGCGTTGCTGTCGGCGGCGGTGCGGCTGGTCGGCGAGCGCGGCACGACCGCGGTGTCCGCGACCGAACTGGCTGAGGCCGCGGACGTGAGCCGGCGGGTGCTGTACCTGCACTTCGGGGACCGTGACGGCGTGCTGATCGCGGCCGCGGTGGACCTCGTCACCCGGGAACTGCTGACACAACTGCCGCAGGAGCTGGAAGATGCGCCGACCGCGCTCGCGGTGGCCCGCCACTTCGCCGAGCACCGATCGTTCTATCGCCCCCTGCTGACCGGATCGTGCGCGTACAGCGCGATCAGAACGGTGGTCAGCCTGTTCCGCCAGCAGAGCGTCTCCAGTGCCCGTCAGCTCTTCGGCGACCTCGACGAACAGATCGTCGGCGAGGTGGCGGACTTCTTCACGGGCGGCATGGCGATGGCGCTGACCGAATGGCTGGTCGACGGGCCGACCTGGCTGGATCCCGAGGAATTCGCCGCACGCCTGGTGCGGATCCAGTCCGTTCTCAGCGGCGCGCATCGCGGCCCAGCACGTACGTACACCGAGGAACCTGAATGA
- a CDS encoding CocE/NonD family hydrolase has protein sequence MKTPPLTSLLVERLRGLPAPKTRDLVVERDLEVPMRDGTVLLADRWAPRAGGEDLPTALLRSPYGRGGPFALQLVRPLAERGFQVLLQSTRGTSGSGGTFDPLRHERLDGIDTVDWVCKQPWFDGSLVLCGPSYLGYTQWAMADQLPAQVKAMIPAMTESALGLAFLRKDAFALESAFGWGVLVEAQRRRWATARFLLGARRRRRAEKVLPLCDADNSLLGRQSDIIQNFIVYDTDSPFWYGTDASERVPHVTVPASLIAGWHDVFLPGQLRDYALLQAAGRRPRLTIGPWSHNSASVVKPILDEILGFGLAHARGTVPDDRAPVRVFVMGAEQWRDLPAWPPPGYAPEKLHLHPAGRLALDAPSESAPDSYRYDPADPTPAVGGLRLLPGVKAGRVDNTAHEARHDVLTYTSDILTDDVEMIGEVSADIWFRSSLPHADVFVRVCDVDASGRSTNICDGISGVTGADELSRVAVTLAPTAYLFRRGHRIRLQISSGAFPQYNRNPGTGEPRRTATRLEAATQQVFHDPDHPSTVSLPTRAH, from the coding sequence ATGAAAACACCACCCCTGACCAGTCTGCTCGTCGAGCGGCTGCGGGGACTGCCGGCGCCGAAGACCCGGGACTTGGTGGTCGAGCGCGACCTCGAGGTCCCGATGCGGGACGGCACCGTGCTGCTGGCCGACCGATGGGCGCCGCGCGCCGGTGGCGAGGACCTGCCGACCGCGTTGCTGCGCAGCCCGTACGGACGCGGGGGGCCGTTCGCGCTGCAACTGGTCCGGCCCCTGGCCGAACGGGGCTTTCAGGTGCTGCTGCAGAGCACGCGGGGCACGTCCGGGTCGGGCGGCACCTTCGACCCGCTGCGCCATGAGCGGCTCGACGGGATCGACACGGTCGACTGGGTCTGCAAGCAGCCGTGGTTCGACGGATCGCTGGTGCTGTGCGGCCCCAGCTACCTGGGATACACGCAGTGGGCCATGGCCGACCAACTGCCCGCGCAGGTCAAGGCGATGATTCCCGCGATGACCGAATCGGCGCTGGGCCTGGCGTTCCTGCGCAAGGACGCGTTCGCGCTGGAATCGGCGTTCGGCTGGGGCGTGCTCGTGGAGGCGCAGCGGCGGCGCTGGGCCACGGCCAGGTTCCTGCTGGGTGCTCGCCGGCGGCGCCGGGCCGAAAAGGTGCTGCCGCTGTGCGACGCCGACAACTCCCTGCTCGGCCGTCAGTCGGACATCATTCAGAACTTCATCGTCTACGACACCGACTCCCCGTTCTGGTACGGGACCGACGCCAGCGAACGGGTCCCGCACGTGACCGTCCCCGCCAGCCTGATCGCCGGCTGGCACGACGTGTTCCTGCCGGGCCAGTTGCGTGACTACGCCCTGCTTCAGGCCGCGGGCCGCCGGCCCCGTCTCACCATCGGTCCGTGGTCGCACAACTCGGCCTCGGTCGTGAAGCCGATCCTCGACGAGATCCTGGGGTTCGGGCTCGCCCACGCGCGCGGCACCGTCCCCGACGACCGGGCGCCGGTGCGCGTGTTCGTCATGGGCGCCGAGCAGTGGCGCGATCTGCCCGCCTGGCCCCCGCCGGGCTACGCGCCGGAAAAACTCCATCTGCACCCCGCCGGACGTCTGGCTCTCGACGCGCCCTCGGAGTCGGCGCCGGACTCCTATCGCTACGACCCGGCCGACCCCACCCCCGCCGTCGGCGGACTGCGTCTGCTGCCCGGCGTCAAAGCAGGCCGCGTCGACAACACCGCGCATGAAGCCCGCCACGACGTGCTGACCTACACCAGCGACATCCTCACCGACGACGTCGAGATGATCGGGGAGGTCAGCGCGGACATCTGGTTCCGCTCCAGCCTGCCGCACGCCGATGTGTTCGTGCGCGTCTGCGACGTCGACGCGTCAGGCCGCTCGACGAACATCTGTGACGGCATCAGCGGTGTCACCGGGGCCGACGAACTCTCACGCGTCGCCGTCACCCTGGCGCCCACGGCCTATCTGTTCCGCCGCGGCCACCGCATCCGGCTGCAGATCTCCAGCGGCGCGTTCCCGCAGTACAACCGCAACCCGGGCACGGGCGAACCCCGGCGCACGGCCACCCGTCTGGAGGCCGCGACCCAGCAGGTGTTCCACGACCCCGACCACCCTTCCACCGTCAGCCTGCCGACCCGCGCCCACTGA
- a CDS encoding PaaI family thioesterase gives MARSRTFEWGDPMVSAAAVGRASGLEFLRDVLAGRLPAPPIAATLGFTLEQVDAGHAVFALEPGEEHYNPIGSVHGGVYATLLDSAAGCAVQSVLPAGMGYTSLDLNLKFLRPITVDTGKVRAIGTVLNHGRRTALAQAELFDATDRLLAHATSSCMLFPVPGRETTPR, from the coding sequence ATGGCGAGGTCACGCACGTTCGAATGGGGGGACCCCATGGTTTCCGCGGCCGCCGTCGGCCGGGCCAGCGGACTGGAATTCCTCCGCGACGTGCTGGCGGGACGCCTCCCCGCCCCGCCCATCGCCGCGACCCTCGGATTCACCCTGGAACAGGTCGACGCCGGTCACGCGGTCTTCGCTCTGGAGCCGGGTGAGGAGCACTACAACCCCATCGGCAGCGTCCACGGCGGCGTCTACGCCACCCTGCTCGACTCCGCGGCCGGGTGCGCCGTCCAGTCCGTGCTCCCGGCCGGAATGGGCTACACCTCGCTCGACCTGAACCTGAAGTTCCTGCGTCCGATCACCGTCGACACGGGCAAGGTCCGCGCCATCGGCACCGTCCTCAACCACGGCCGGCGCACCGCGCTCGCCCAGGCCGAACTGTTCGACGCCACGGACCGCCTGCTCGCCCACGCCACGAGCAGCTGCATGCTGTTCCCCGTCCCTGGCCGGGAGACGACTCCGCGGTGA
- a CDS encoding winged helix-turn-helix transcriptional regulator, protein MTWLDTSTENCTVQRTLDLVGEKWSLLVLRDAMSGVRRFDDFRRHMGVSEAVLADRLRKLVAAGILDTVPYREPGSRTRNEYRLTRKGWDLWPAMIALKQWGDRYAADPEGPPLEIRHRDCGEPVEAVVVCAGRHEELTPRQAYTRLGAAARAAV, encoded by the coding sequence ATGACCTGGCTGGACACCAGTACCGAGAACTGCACGGTGCAGCGGACCCTCGACCTCGTCGGTGAGAAGTGGTCGCTGCTGGTGCTGCGCGACGCCATGAGCGGCGTGCGCCGTTTCGACGACTTCCGCCGTCACATGGGGGTGTCCGAGGCGGTGCTGGCGGACCGGCTGCGCAAGCTGGTCGCGGCCGGGATCCTGGACACCGTCCCGTACCGCGAGCCGGGCAGCCGCACCCGCAACGAGTACCGGCTCACGCGCAAGGGATGGGACCTGTGGCCTGCGATGATCGCCCTCAAGCAGTGGGGCGACCGCTACGCCGCGGACCCGGAGGGCCCGCCCCTGGAGATTCGCCACCGCGACTGCGGCGAACCCGTCGAGGCCGTGGTCGTCTGCGCCGGGCGGCACGAGGAGCTCACGCCCCGGCAGGCCTACACCCGCCTGGGGGCCGCGGCCCGCGCCGCGGTCTGA
- a CDS encoding LacI family DNA-binding transcriptional regulator codes for MARPRIKDVARQAGVSEKTVSNVINDYVHVSDRTRRAVQEAIEHLGYKVNLAGRHLRQGRTGIIALVVPELDVPYFAELARHVIREAEQRSLTVLIHQTGADRDHELAALAGFGSTFVDGVILSPLALTADDLRDRAGAPPTVLLGELLEEGADHVAIDNEKAARQATEHLIGLGRRTILAVGGRDDAGLGTAEARTRGYRAALTEAGIPFDPAALLPVTSFRMPDGADAVASALHRGARPDALLCFNDQLALGALRALHEQGLRVPEDVAVIGFDDVEGGRFSVPTLSTVAPDKAAVAKVAVELLQLRMDEAAGSATAEAAVPDVRSPQDLVVAHRLVLRESTEGRVRS; via the coding sequence GTGGCACGGCCCAGGATCAAGGACGTCGCACGACAGGCGGGGGTGTCGGAAAAGACGGTGTCCAATGTGATCAACGACTACGTCCACGTGTCCGACCGGACCAGACGCGCGGTGCAGGAGGCGATCGAACACCTCGGCTACAAGGTGAATCTGGCCGGCCGTCACCTGCGCCAGGGCCGCACCGGCATCATCGCCCTCGTCGTGCCCGAACTCGACGTCCCCTACTTCGCCGAACTGGCCCGGCACGTCATCCGCGAAGCCGAACAGCGCTCCCTGACCGTGCTGATCCACCAGACCGGAGCGGACCGCGACCACGAACTGGCGGCACTGGCCGGATTCGGTTCGACCTTCGTCGACGGGGTCATCCTCAGTCCGCTCGCCCTGACCGCCGACGATCTGCGCGACCGCGCCGGCGCGCCGCCGACCGTGCTGCTCGGCGAACTGCTGGAGGAAGGCGCGGACCATGTCGCCATCGACAACGAGAAGGCCGCGCGGCAGGCGACCGAGCATCTGATCGGCCTCGGCCGCCGCACGATCCTGGCCGTCGGCGGCCGTGACGACGCGGGGCTCGGCACGGCGGAGGCCCGCACCCGCGGCTACCGCGCCGCCCTCACCGAAGCGGGCATCCCCTTCGATCCGGCCGCCCTGCTGCCCGTGACGTCGTTCCGTATGCCCGACGGCGCCGACGCCGTGGCCTCGGCGCTGCACCGCGGCGCGCGACCGGACGCGCTGCTGTGCTTCAACGACCAATTGGCGCTGGGCGCGCTGCGGGCGCTGCACGAGCAGGGACTCCGGGTGCCCGAGGACGTCGCCGTGATCGGATTCGACGACGTGGAGGGCGGCCGGTTCAGCGTACCGACGCTCAGCACCGTGGCCCCGGACAAGGCCGCGGTCGCCAAGGTCGCCGTCGAACTCCTGCAACTCAGGATGGACGAGGCCGCGGGGTCGGCCACGGCGGAGGCCGCCGTGCCGGACGTCCGCTCCCCTCAGGACCTGGTGGTGGCCCACCGTCTCGTGCTGCGCGAGAGCACCGAGGGACGCGTCCGGAGCTGA
- a CDS encoding extracellular solute-binding protein — MSSRFPVPEVPSASGPAHRFSRRRLLRHGMAAAGALLAAGPLSGCAAPASASDASALSVWDLFQGGDGMLMDDMIKAVSGGSRGFEIDRTILDWGPSYYTKLAMSAAGGRASDVAVAHLSRLAGYAPGGLLDPFDLDVLAEFGVTRRDFTPAVWARTQHDDATYAVPLDVHPFIVFYDKEAAGRAGLLDSSQELAPMGSPEALLEAGKALAEANGEAGILFGHVTDTAQTWRLFAALYAQTGAAFTLPDGGRAEIDVDAAVRVVSFMQQLFDGRSNPNNLDYNGAIANFVSGRGGMLMVGEWELPTLKKSGIPLGAAPFPQVFDEPAVYTDSHAFVLPHQESPDPARRREAHRYVAEMLKQSLTWASAGHIPAYQPVLAEPEYAALDPQSSYADAGRVAVLDPPNWFTGAGSNFQNRMCQPLQSALLGNTSAEKAVRQMVSEANTLLRQPNPVA, encoded by the coding sequence ATGAGTTCCCGCTTCCCTGTCCCAGAAGTGCCGTCGGCGTCCGGCCCGGCGCACCGCTTCTCCCGCCGCCGGCTACTGCGCCACGGCATGGCCGCCGCTGGCGCGCTGCTCGCCGCGGGCCCGCTGTCCGGCTGTGCCGCACCGGCCTCGGCCTCCGACGCCTCCGCGCTGAGCGTCTGGGACCTGTTCCAGGGCGGAGACGGCATGCTGATGGACGACATGATCAAGGCCGTGTCCGGGGGATCACGGGGCTTCGAGATCGATCGCACGATCCTGGACTGGGGTCCGTCGTACTACACCAAGCTCGCGATGTCCGCCGCCGGAGGACGTGCCTCCGACGTGGCCGTGGCCCATCTGTCCCGCCTGGCCGGCTACGCCCCCGGCGGCCTGCTGGACCCCTTCGACCTCGACGTACTGGCCGAGTTCGGAGTCACCCGGCGGGACTTCACCCCCGCGGTCTGGGCGCGCACGCAGCACGACGACGCCACCTACGCCGTCCCGCTCGACGTGCACCCGTTCATCGTGTTCTACGACAAGGAAGCCGCCGGCCGGGCGGGTCTTCTCGACTCCTCGCAGGAACTGGCCCCGATGGGCTCGCCGGAGGCGCTGCTGGAGGCGGGCAAGGCCCTCGCCGAGGCCAACGGAGAGGCCGGCATCCTCTTCGGCCACGTCACCGACACGGCGCAGACCTGGCGCCTGTTCGCCGCCCTCTACGCGCAGACCGGTGCCGCCTTCACACTGCCGGACGGAGGGCGGGCGGAGATCGACGTGGACGCCGCCGTGCGGGTCGTGTCGTTCATGCAGCAGCTCTTCGACGGCCGGAGCAACCCCAACAACCTCGACTACAACGGCGCGATAGCCAATTTCGTCAGCGGACGCGGCGGCATGCTCATGGTCGGCGAATGGGAGCTGCCGACCCTGAAGAAGTCGGGCATCCCGCTGGGAGCCGCGCCGTTCCCGCAGGTCTTCGACGAGCCGGCGGTCTACACCGACAGCCACGCCTTCGTCCTCCCGCACCAGGAGAGCCCGGACCCGGCGCGCCGCCGTGAGGCGCACCGCTACGTCGCCGAGATGCTCAAGCAGAGCCTGACCTGGGCGAGCGCCGGTCACATCCCCGCGTACCAGCCCGTGCTCGCCGAGCCGGAGTACGCGGCCCTCGATCCCCAGTCCTCGTACGCGGACGCCGGACGGGTGGCGGTGCTCGATCCGCCGAACTGGTTCACCGGCGCCGGTTCGAACTTCCAGAACCGGATGTGCCAGCCCCTCCAGTCGGCGCTTCTGGGCAACACGTCCGCCGAGAAGGCCGTCCGCCAGATGGTCAGCGAAGCGAACACGCTGCTGCGGCAGCCCAATCCGGTGGCCTGA
- a CDS encoding carbohydrate ABC transporter permease — protein MTTTAPLGAEAQTGPDASPTDGGRRAGRRIRMNSGTGLVFVLPFLLVFGLFLVWPVVQGLWMSFTDSSLSLRETSFVGFDNYAEALGDPDVWSSLGNTVFFTAISSVPLVLIALAMALLVHSGLAGQWAWRLAFFAPYLLPVTVVTLIWTWLYQPDLGLANQFLDTFGVGPVGWLSDEAVAMWSIAGLTVWWTVGFNFLLYLAALQSLPSTYDEAAALDGAGAWRRLWSITLPQLGRTTALVAMLQILASLKVFDQIYILTKGGPNGSTRPILEYVYDVGFTGYRLGYASAISYLFFAVVIVVSLVQLRLFRQED, from the coding sequence GTGACCACCACCGCACCCCTCGGCGCCGAAGCACAGACAGGCCCGGACGCGTCCCCGACCGACGGCGGACGGCGGGCCGGCCGCCGGATCCGTATGAACTCCGGCACCGGACTGGTCTTCGTGCTGCCGTTCCTGCTCGTCTTCGGCCTCTTCCTGGTCTGGCCGGTCGTCCAGGGACTGTGGATGAGCTTCACCGACAGTTCGCTCTCCCTGCGCGAGACGTCGTTCGTCGGCTTCGACAACTACGCCGAGGCGCTGGGCGATCCGGACGTCTGGAGCAGCCTCGGCAACACGGTGTTCTTCACCGCCATTTCCAGCGTTCCGCTCGTGCTGATCGCGCTGGCGATGGCGCTGCTGGTGCACAGCGGGCTCGCCGGTCAGTGGGCCTGGCGACTGGCGTTCTTCGCCCCCTATCTGCTGCCCGTGACCGTGGTGACGCTCATCTGGACCTGGCTCTACCAACCGGACCTCGGCCTGGCCAACCAGTTCCTCGACACCTTCGGCGTCGGCCCCGTCGGCTGGCTGTCGGACGAAGCCGTCGCGATGTGGTCCATCGCCGGCCTCACCGTCTGGTGGACGGTCGGCTTCAACTTCCTGCTCTACCTCGCCGCACTCCAGTCCCTGCCGTCGACCTACGACGAGGCCGCCGCCCTGGACGGCGCGGGGGCGTGGCGGCGCCTGTGGTCCATCACGCTGCCGCAACTGGGCCGGACCACCGCGCTGGTGGCCATGCTCCAGATCCTCGCCTCACTGAAGGTGTTCGACCAGATCTACATCCTCACCAAGGGCGGCCCGAACGGTTCCACCCGCCCCATCCTCGAGTACGTCTACGACGTCGGATTCACCGGCTACCGGCTCGGCTACGCCTCCGCGATCTCCTATCTCTTCTTCGCCGTCGTCATCGTCGTCTCCCTCGTGCAGCTCCGCCTCTTCCGTCAGGAGGACTGA